In Bosea sp. (in: a-proteobacteria), one DNA window encodes the following:
- a CDS encoding DUF4142 domain-containing protein produces MTRTIHRSGRALIASLACLVMMPLAALAQAPIPARDFVRETANVQMFGIESATLALHKSGSPAIKEFAHQLASEQGAVTSGLRRIVARRSDVALPDRPDARHLDLLRDLSGKQGAAFDEAYVAAQRSAHHEAALLMERYAGEGEDAELRDFATQSLPVFRELDRKAQALPATP; encoded by the coding sequence ATGACCCGGACGATCCACCGCAGCGGCAGGGCGCTCATCGCCAGCCTCGCCTGCCTCGTCATGATGCCCTTGGCCGCGCTGGCGCAGGCGCCCATCCCGGCGCGGGATTTCGTGCGCGAGACGGCGAACGTCCAGATGTTCGGCATCGAATCGGCGACGCTGGCGCTGCACAAGAGCGGCTCGCCCGCGATCAAGGAATTCGCGCATCAGCTCGCCAGCGAGCAGGGCGCGGTGACGAGCGGCTTGCGCCGCATCGTCGCAAGGCGCTCCGACGTCGCCCTGCCCGACCGCCCCGACGCGCGCCATCTCGACCTGCTGCGCGATCTTTCCGGCAAGCAGGGCGCCGCCTTCGACGAGGCCTATGTCGCGGCCCAGCGCAGCGCGCATCACGAGGCCGCGCTTTTGATGGAGCGCTATGCCGGCGAGGGCGAGGATGCCGAGCTCAGGGATTTCGCCACGCAATCCCTGCCGGTGTTCCGCGAGCTCGACCGCAAGGCGCAGGCGCTGCCGGCGACGCCTTGA
- a CDS encoding hydratase has translation MPTTVETLRDALVKARRERSLAGIAPLPVPETLTEGHAVQAAVGAALGLAEAGWKVAIAADGTPVAGLMPGPWLEPADVYEGAAGAELRIEIEIGLRLSRDVPLRPGRPWSRAEFIACCDKAFLGIEIIESRLADWSGKVAFPLWLADAMGHGGYLVGPEIDIAALDDPSRLGCFISLNGETLYDRPAVHGNGDPMVPVLAWANRAGDDLGSLRAGQIVTTGSLCGGVLAPGKGEVVARLSPLAAVTLTLR, from the coding sequence ATGCCGACCACCGTTGAGACCCTGCGCGATGCGCTGGTGAAGGCTCGCCGCGAGCGCTCGCTCGCCGGGATCGCGCCCCTGCCGGTGCCGGAGACGCTGACCGAGGGCCACGCCGTGCAGGCGGCGGTGGGCGCCGCGCTCGGCCTTGCCGAAGCGGGCTGGAAGGTCGCCATCGCCGCGGATGGCACCCCGGTCGCCGGCCTGATGCCGGGGCCATGGCTTGAGCCGGCCGACGTCTACGAGGGCGCGGCCGGCGCGGAGCTGCGCATCGAGATCGAGATCGGGCTCAGGCTGTCCCGCGACGTGCCGCTGCGCCCGGGGCGGCCCTGGTCGCGCGCCGAGTTCATCGCCTGCTGCGACAAGGCTTTCCTCGGCATCGAGATCATCGAGAGCCGCCTCGCCGACTGGTCCGGCAAGGTCGCCTTTCCGCTCTGGCTCGCCGATGCGATGGGCCATGGCGGCTATCTCGTCGGCCCTGAGATCGATATCGCCGCGCTGGACGATCCGAGCCGGCTCGGCTGCTTCATTTCGCTCAACGGCGAGACGCTCTACGACCGGCCGGCGGTCCATGGCAACGGCGATCCGATGGTGCCGGTCCTCGCCTGGGCCAACCGCGCGGGCGACGATCTGGGCTCGCTTCGGGCCGGGCAGATCGTGACCACGGGCAGCCTCTGCGGCGGTGTGCTCGCGCCCGGCAAGGGCGAGGTGGTGGCCAGGCTTTCGCCGCTCGCGGCGGTGACCTTGACGCTTCGTTAA
- a CDS encoding autotransporter assembly complex family protein, which yields MRFWCRVGHAVALGGGYALAALLSLQAAPARAFDLSSLDVFGLFTKKDEPPAPSASTLPYRLEFDLGEAENAKALTRSLQDASLLYRLRQDAPPDGETLSRRMASDLNPMLDALWSQGYFNADLEIVVDGATLSVGAEPNAALVRALEAHRNREPVPITVKARPGRVFELRKIEVVERDEAGPPAIADPLRVSRLNAGDPATAAALRAAQAALVDHMRAQSRPLARVVELRPVVDHAAGIMDVTYVLAPGPLAGFGEIAIGQTDEIPPEVVRSFIYLEPGDPYSPKALADTRRSIATIPAIGSVRIREGEKLDGAGNLPIFVEVTERPKRLLGFSARYSTIDGPAVKTYWEHRNLFGGAERLRLEAGIFFAPRIDGTKIQRFGDFKESDIGGRFAFSFMKPALGGSRNDWLLDGVATRERVGINRYGGYTARYGNLATAIRHRFSDTFSVQGGIEVERGQTSDVLGQVTYTLVGVPLSVKYDSTDSLLDPTRGFRATASFTPYPSFLGSTVGIYQTKASLSAYFALDEDARYVLAGRVGFGSISGAGLGEIPATRRFYAGGGGSVRGYAYRSLSPLGPFNQLTGGRSLLEASLEARIKVTDTIGIVPFFDAGTAFETSLPDGKERLRMAAGLGLRYYTGIGPIRVDVAAPLNPRKGDRPAALYVSIGQAF from the coding sequence ATGCGGTTCTGGTGTCGGGTGGGGCATGCGGTCGCGCTGGGCGGCGGCTATGCGCTCGCCGCGCTGCTGAGCCTGCAGGCCGCCCCTGCCCGGGCTTTCGACCTGTCGTCGCTCGACGTCTTCGGCCTCTTCACCAAGAAGGACGAGCCGCCGGCGCCGAGCGCCTCGACCTTGCCCTACAGGCTCGAATTCGATCTCGGCGAGGCCGAGAACGCCAAGGCGCTGACGCGCTCGCTGCAGGATGCCTCGCTGCTCTATCGCCTGCGCCAGGACGCTCCCCCCGACGGCGAGACGCTGTCGCGCCGGATGGCGAGCGATCTGAACCCGATGCTCGATGCGCTCTGGTCGCAGGGCTATTTCAACGCCGACCTCGAGATCGTCGTCGACGGCGCCACGCTCAGCGTCGGGGCCGAGCCCAATGCCGCGCTGGTCAGGGCGCTGGAGGCGCATCGCAACCGCGAGCCCGTGCCGATCACGGTCAAGGCCCGGCCGGGCAGGGTCTTCGAACTGCGCAAGATCGAGGTCGTCGAGCGTGACGAGGCCGGCCCCCCCGCGATCGCCGATCCGCTCAGGGTCTCGCGGCTGAACGCGGGCGACCCCGCCACCGCCGCGGCGCTGAGGGCCGCGCAGGCCGCGCTCGTCGACCATATGCGCGCGCAGTCGCGCCCGCTCGCCAGGGTCGTCGAGCTCAGGCCCGTGGTCGACCACGCCGCCGGCATCATGGACGTGACCTATGTGCTGGCGCCCGGCCCGCTCGCCGGCTTCGGCGAGATCGCGATCGGCCAGACCGACGAGATCCCGCCGGAGGTGGTGCGCTCCTTCATCTATCTCGAGCCGGGCGATCCCTATTCGCCCAAGGCGCTGGCCGATACGCGCCGCTCGATCGCGACGATCCCCGCCATCGGCTCGGTGCGCATCCGCGAGGGCGAGAAGCTCGATGGCGCCGGCAACCTGCCGATCTTCGTCGAGGTGACCGAGCGGCCCAAGCGCCTGCTCGGCTTCTCGGCCCGCTACTCGACCATCGACGGCCCGGCGGTGAAGACCTACTGGGAGCACCGCAACCTGTTCGGCGGCGCCGAGCGGCTGCGGCTGGAGGCCGGCATCTTCTTCGCGCCGCGCATCGACGGCACCAAGATCCAGCGCTTCGGCGACTTCAAGGAATCCGATATCGGCGGCCGCTTCGCCTTCAGCTTCATGAAGCCGGCGCTCGGCGGCAGCCGCAACGACTGGCTCCTCGACGGCGTCGCGACGCGCGAGCGCGTCGGCATCAACCGCTATGGCGGCTACACCGCCCGCTACGGCAACCTCGCCACCGCGATCCGCCACCGCTTCAGCGACACCTTCTCGGTGCAGGGCGGCATCGAGGTCGAGCGCGGCCAGACCAGCGACGTGCTGGGGCAGGTGACCTATACGCTGGTCGGCGTCCCGCTCTCGGTGAAATACGATTCCACCGACAGCCTGCTCGACCCGACGCGCGGCTTCCGCGCCACGGCCTCCTTCACGCCCTATCCGAGCTTCCTCGGCTCGACGGTCGGGATCTACCAGACCAAGGCGTCGCTCTCGGCCTATTTCGCGCTCGACGAGGATGCGCGCTACGTGCTCGCCGGCCGCGTCGGCTTCGGCTCGATCTCCGGCGCTGGCCTCGGCGAGATCCCGGCGACGCGGCGCTTCTATGCCGGCGGCGGCGGCTCGGTGCGCGGCTATGCCTATCGCAGCCTCTCGCCGCTCGGGCCGTTTAACCAGCTCACCGGCGGGCGCAGCCTGCTTGAAGCCTCGCTGGAGGCGCGGATCAAGGTCACCGACACCATCGGCATCGTGCCCTTCTTCGATGCCGGCACCGCCTTCGAGACGAGCCTGCCGGACGGCAAGGAGAGGCTGCGCATGGCCGCTGGCCTCGGCCTGCGCTACTATACCGGCATCGGGCCGATCCGGGTCGACGTCGCGGCCCCGCTCAACCCGCGCAAGGGCGACCGGCCTGCCGCGCTCTATGTCAGCATCGGGCAGGCCTTCTGA
- a CDS encoding translocation/assembly module TamB domain-containing protein, which produces MRRLPTLPRLALFALLLTAGFLVSAHLSGFAQNAETDRGIVADLISRALSSETSQVSIGAVDGALSSNVEIRDIVLSDRDGAWLRLDRVRLVWTRSALLLRRLDVDRLEIGKLEVLRRPAQQPAGAAPRGNEPILPELPLKVIIRAFQLNEFALGEPVLGVAARLGASGAARLGPPNEGLDLKFEAKRLDMGGLFDVTLSFVPESTRLQLAAKLDEPAGGLISKVAGLPGEPPVTLDLKGDGPLDSFSSSLVFTAGPTIGAEGSATLARAGAERELALGLDARIEGLMPPPAAPVFAGSTRLDGSVAFADGGGVDIRKLALVSALARLDVLGRYNPDRTLDLRVTAAARPNAEGRTVTAGTEIGKLAFDATIRGPLAGPTIAARLDAEELKLTVGRFGKVALAFDARPSGTIGEPGTVIALTSDGEASGIALADKALARAVGDKVGFTLRGAGQDDGTADFETLKLAMSGVALDYRGKLGRARMLGRLQAALPDLARLSGLAGRPLAGQAEIGADLDATPRQNNYKATLTGRAERLSTGEAALDRLLAGKLTLAGRVEALAGDYTVSGLDVAGEHAAFTADGAIGRQQSDLKLALKLPDLKRADPRLSGRGDVTANITGPQNRLDATARIAVANATALARPIPRLTIDAVAKDLQGALDASLTLAGEVDSRPATGSLHLARQPDDGWNLSTLDFALGSVRLNGNLTLDPASLAAGRLTLAARNLDDLSALALTKLGGELDADIVLAAPEGRQDIDLTARGSRLAGPSLSIDKLDARAKGRDIRGRPMLDAAIAIDRAVVGGEAISAIRFDSQGAPEASAFTLSANARGFALKGAGRLVPGEPLKLELASFDARRDGRAITLAKPATFSFPATGVEIAGLALSVDRGRMTLDGRAGETLDLRFAARDVPLSAASIAVPGLRLGGTLNAEAEIRGRPGDLSGPWKLRIAGFATPETRQAGLPPAEIRGEGALRGDATSVSATVNAGKGASLTLRGTAPLDASGPLDLAAQGRLDATLANAMLGAGGQRVTGTVALDMRAGGTASAPRLSGTATLTGGSFTDALQGIRLTAIEARIAANGDNLTIERASARTPNGGTISASGQVRVDPAAGFPGQIRIRGDRAQLVSSGLVTAVAGLDLEVSGPLAQRPRLAGRIDIASLEVSVPDRLPATLRPVDGIRHVNARGTAAARLAAQRRADKARAGRRAGPAFDAALALTVSAPARVFIRGRGIDAELGGEIRVGGTSSAPVLDGGFELRRGRLSVLTQRLDFSRGRLTFAGGLVPELDFIARTAAGNVTAQVAVSGPADQPVFAFTSQPELPPDEVLSRLLFARASGSLSPFQALQLAQAAAQFAGGGGDDTFERLRRSLGVDNLDIQMGAGGPTVGASRYISDNISVGVKVGSKPEDSGVSVGVDVTKRLKLQAETGADGSAAVGIGAEWEY; this is translated from the coding sequence ATGCGCCGGCTCCCGACCCTTCCCCGTCTCGCGCTTTTCGCGCTGCTGCTGACGGCGGGCTTCCTCGTCTCGGCCCATCTCAGCGGCTTCGCCCAGAACGCCGAGACCGATCGCGGCATCGTCGCCGACCTGATCTCGCGCGCCCTGTCGAGCGAGACGAGCCAGGTCTCGATCGGCGCTGTCGACGGCGCGCTCTCCTCCAATGTCGAGATCCGCGACATCGTGCTCTCCGACCGCGACGGGGCCTGGCTCAGGCTCGACCGTGTCCGCCTGGTCTGGACCCGCAGCGCCCTGCTGCTGCGCCGGCTCGACGTCGACCGGCTCGAGATCGGCAAGCTCGAGGTCCTGCGCCGGCCCGCGCAGCAGCCGGCAGGCGCTGCTCCGCGCGGCAACGAGCCGATCCTGCCCGAGCTGCCGCTCAAGGTCATCATCCGGGCGTTCCAGCTCAACGAGTTCGCGCTGGGCGAGCCGGTTCTCGGCGTCGCCGCCAGGCTCGGCGCCTCCGGCGCGGCGCGGCTGGGCCCGCCCAATGAGGGGCTCGACCTCAAATTCGAGGCGAAGCGCCTCGACATGGGCGGCCTCTTCGACGTCACCTTGTCCTTCGTGCCGGAGAGCACGCGCCTTCAGCTCGCCGCCAAGCTCGACGAGCCGGCCGGCGGCCTGATCTCGAAGGTCGCCGGGCTGCCCGGCGAGCCGCCGGTGACGCTCGATCTCAAGGGCGACGGCCCGCTCGATTCCTTCAGCTCCAGCCTCGTCTTCACCGCCGGCCCGACGATCGGCGCCGAGGGCTCCGCCACGCTCGCCCGCGCCGGGGCAGAGCGTGAGCTCGCGCTCGGGCTCGACGCCCGCATCGAGGGGCTGATGCCGCCGCCCGCCGCGCCGGTCTTCGCCGGCTCGACCCGGCTCGACGGCTCGGTCGCCTTCGCCGACGGCGGCGGCGTCGACATCCGCAAGCTCGCGCTGGTCTCGGCCCTGGCGCGGCTCGACGTTCTCGGCCGCTACAACCCCGACAGGACGCTCGACCTGCGCGTCACCGCGGCCGCCCGCCCCAATGCGGAAGGCCGCACGGTCACCGCCGGCACCGAGATCGGCAAGCTCGCCTTCGACGCGACGATCCGCGGCCCGCTCGCCGGACCGACCATCGCCGCGCGGCTCGATGCCGAGGAGCTGAAGCTCACGGTCGGGCGCTTCGGCAAGGTCGCGCTCGCCTTCGACGCCAGGCCGAGCGGCACCATCGGCGAGCCCGGCACCGTGATCGCGCTCACCTCCGACGGCGAGGCGAGCGGGATCGCGCTCGCCGACAAGGCGCTGGCGCGCGCGGTCGGGGACAAGGTCGGCTTCACCCTGCGCGGCGCCGGGCAGGACGACGGCACCGCCGATTTCGAGACGTTGAAGCTCGCCATGTCGGGCGTCGCGCTCGATTATCGCGGCAAGCTCGGCCGGGCGCGCATGCTCGGCCGGCTCCAGGCGGCGCTGCCCGACCTCGCCCGGCTGAGTGGGCTGGCCGGCCGACCGCTCGCGGGCCAGGCTGAGATCGGTGCCGATCTCGACGCCACGCCCCGCCAGAACAATTACAAGGCGACGCTCACCGGCCGGGCCGAGCGCCTCTCGACCGGCGAAGCCGCCCTCGACCGCCTGCTCGCCGGCAAGCTGACGCTGGCCGGCCGCGTCGAGGCGCTCGCCGGCGACTACACCGTGAGCGGCCTCGACGTCGCCGGCGAGCACGCCGCCTTCACGGCGGACGGCGCGATCGGCCGGCAGCAATCCGATCTGAAGCTCGCGCTGAAGCTGCCCGATCTGAAGCGCGCCGATCCGCGCCTCTCCGGCCGCGGCGACGTCACCGCCAACATCACCGGCCCGCAGAACAGGCTCGACGCCACGGCCCGCATCGCCGTCGCCAACGCGACCGCGCTCGCCCGGCCGATCCCGCGCCTGACGATCGATGCCGTGGCCAAGGACCTGCAGGGCGCGCTCGACGCCAGCCTCACCCTCGCCGGCGAGGTCGATTCCAGGCCGGCGACCGGCTCGCTGCATCTCGCGCGCCAGCCCGATGACGGCTGGAACCTCTCGACGCTGGATTTCGCCCTCGGCTCCGTCCGGCTGAACGGCAATCTGACGCTCGATCCGGCGAGCCTGGCGGCCGGGCGCCTGACGCTCGCCGCGCGCAATCTCGACGATCTCTCCGCGCTCGCGCTGACGAAGCTCGGCGGCGAGCTCGACGCCGATATCGTGCTGGCGGCCCCGGAGGGCCGGCAGGACATCGACCTGACCGCGCGGGGCTCGCGGCTCGCCGGCCCGTCGCTCAGCATCGACAAGCTCGACGCCCGCGCCAAGGGTCGCGACATCCGCGGCCGCCCGATGCTCGATGCCGCCATCGCCATCGACCGTGCCGTCGTCGGCGGCGAGGCGATCAGCGCCATCCGCTTCGATTCGCAAGGCGCGCCCGAGGCCAGCGCCTTCACGCTTTCCGCCAACGCCCGCGGCTTCGCGCTGAAGGGCGCCGGCCGCCTCGTTCCGGGCGAGCCGCTGAAGCTCGAGCTTGCCTCCTTCGACGCCCGCCGCGACGGCCGGGCGATCACGCTCGCGAAACCGGCGACCTTCAGCTTCCCGGCCACGGGCGTCGAGATCGCGGGCCTCGCGCTCTCGGTCGACCGGGGCCGGATGACGCTCGACGGCCGCGCCGGCGAGACGCTCGACCTGCGCTTCGCCGCCCGCGACGTGCCGCTCTCCGCCGCCAGCATCGCCGTGCCCGGCTTGAGGCTCGGCGGCACGCTGAACGCGGAGGCCGAGATCAGGGGCCGGCCGGGCGATCTCTCCGGGCCGTGGAAGCTCAGGATCGCTGGGTTCGCCACGCCCGAGACCCGGCAGGCCGGCCTGCCGCCGGCCGAGATCCGGGGCGAGGGCGCGCTGAGGGGCGATGCGACCAGCGTCTCCGCCACCGTCAACGCGGGGAAGGGCGCGAGCCTGACGCTGCGCGGCACCGCCCCGCTCGACGCGTCCGGCCCGCTCGATCTTGCGGCGCAGGGCCGCCTCGACGCCACGCTCGCCAACGCCATGCTGGGGGCGGGCGGGCAGCGTGTCACCGGAACGGTCGCCCTCGACATGCGCGCCGGCGGAACCGCTTCCGCCCCGCGCCTCAGCGGCACCGCGACCCTGACCGGCGGCAGCTTCACCGACGCCCTGCAAGGCATCCGCCTCACGGCGATCGAGGCACGCATCGCCGCCAATGGCGACAACCTGACGATCGAGCGCGCCTCCGCCCGCACGCCGAACGGCGGCACGATCTCCGCGAGCGGCCAGGTCCGGGTCGATCCGGCGGCCGGCTTCCCCGGCCAGATCCGGATCCGGGGCGATCGGGCCCAGCTCGTCTCCAGCGGGCTGGTGACCGCGGTCGCGGGGCTCGATCTCGAGGTTTCCGGCCCGTTGGCGCAGCGCCCGCGCCTCGCCGGCCGGATCGATATCGCCTCGCTCGAGGTCTCGGTGCCCGACCGCCTGCCGGCGACGCTCCGGCCGGTCGACGGGATCAGGCACGTCAATGCGCGCGGCACCGCCGCTGCCCGGCTTGCCGCGCAGCGCAGGGCCGACAAGGCGAGGGCGGGCCGCCGCGCCGGGCCGGCCTTCGACGCGGCGCTCGCCTTGACCGTTTCCGCGCCGGCCCGCGTCTTCATCCGCGGCCGCGGCATCGATGCCGAGCTCGGCGGCGAGATCCGCGTCGGCGGCACCTCCTCGGCGCCGGTGCTCGATGGCGGCTTCGAATTGCGCCGCGGCCGGCTCAGCGTCCTGACCCAGCGGCTCGATTTCAGCCGCGGCCGGCTGACCTTCGCCGGCGGGCTCGTTCCCGAGCTCGATTTCATCGCCCGGACCGCCGCCGGCAACGTCACAGCCCAGGTCGCCGTCAGCGGCCCGGCCGACCAGCCGGTCTTCGCCTTCACCTCCCAGCCCGAGCTGCCGCCGGACGAGGTTCTGTCGCGGCTGCTCTTCGCCCGCGCCTCGGGCTCGCTGTCGCCGTTCCAGGCGCTGCAGCTTGCCCAGGCGGCGGCGCAGTTCGCCGGGGGCGGCGGCGACGACACCTTCGAGCGGCTGCGCAGGTCGCTGGGCGTCGACAATCTCGACATCCAGATGGGGGCGGGCGGGCCGACGGTCGGCGCCTCGCGCTATATCAGCGACAACATCTCCGTCGGCGTGAAGGTCGGCTCCAAGCCCGAGGACAGCGGCGTCTCGGTCGGCGTCGATGTGACGAAGCGCCTGAAGCTCCAGGCCGAGACCGGCGCGGACGGCAGCGCCGCGGTCGGAATCGGGGCCGAGTGGGAATACTGA
- a CDS encoding porin has protein sequence MKLVKSLLLGSAAGIAAVAGAQAADLPSRKAAPVEYVRVCSAFGASFFYIPGTDTCLRIGGRVRGEYTFGERWNAGQDSYGTRVQGRIFVDARNQTAYGTLRTFVRFDGNTRTGSYRYGGLNAGANMFNAVPGTADPTPFLLETAIVQFGPLTAGKMQSFYSFYANDIGFSSLRTSDRNTNLLAYTATFGSGFSATISLEDPSTTARRGGRFVNGAVVANPAFRGMTYPDVVASLRVDQGWGSAQLSAAIGDRGLYVSPWGPAVAGLAAGSKKDEMGWAIQAGVKLNLPMIAAGDTLWLQAGYADGAIEYLGAAGGTAVGFGRLPAYVPVNFGWNAFGNFKATTGFNLVAAFRHFWTPQIRSDFIGSYAALKTNDGVGVLKSIDPKELILGASLVWMPVAGLDIGVEVLYSRMEYGARVIDAKSAILGVNARTIKSDDAWAGRLRIQRDF, from the coding sequence ATGAAGCTCGTCAAGAGCCTCCTCCTCGGTTCCGCCGCCGGCATCGCCGCGGTCGCCGGGGCTCAGGCCGCCGACCTTCCCTCGCGGAAGGCCGCTCCGGTCGAATACGTTCGTGTCTGCTCCGCCTTCGGCGCCAGCTTCTTCTACATCCCCGGCACCGATACCTGCCTTCGCATCGGCGGCCGCGTCCGCGGTGAGTACACCTTCGGTGAGCGTTGGAACGCTGGCCAGGATTCGTACGGCACCCGCGTCCAGGGCCGCATCTTCGTCGATGCGCGCAACCAGACCGCCTACGGCACGCTGCGCACCTTCGTCCGCTTCGACGGTAACACCCGCACGGGTTCCTACCGTTATGGCGGCCTGAACGCCGGCGCCAACATGTTCAACGCCGTCCCCGGCACCGCTGACCCGACCCCGTTCCTCCTCGAGACGGCGATCGTTCAGTTCGGCCCGCTGACCGCTGGTAAGATGCAGTCGTTCTATTCGTTCTACGCGAACGATATCGGCTTCAGCAGCCTGCGCACCTCGGACCGCAACACCAACCTGCTCGCCTACACCGCCACCTTCGGCAGCGGCTTCAGCGCCACGATCTCGCTCGAAGACCCCTCGACGACGGCTCGTCGCGGCGGCCGCTTCGTCAACGGCGCCGTGGTTGCCAACCCTGCCTTCCGTGGCATGACCTATCCTGACGTCGTCGCCTCGCTGCGCGTCGACCAGGGCTGGGGTTCGGCTCAGTTGTCGGCCGCCATCGGCGACCGTGGCCTGTATGTCTCGCCGTGGGGCCCGGCCGTCGCTGGCCTCGCTGCCGGCTCCAAGAAGGATGAGATGGGCTGGGCGATCCAGGCCGGCGTGAAGCTCAACCTGCCGATGATCGCCGCTGGCGACACCCTGTGGCTGCAGGCCGGCTACGCCGACGGCGCGATCGAGTATCTCGGCGCCGCTGGTGGCACCGCGGTCGGCTTTGGCCGTCTGCCTGCCTACGTCCCGGTCAACTTCGGCTGGAACGCGTTCGGCAACTTCAAGGCGACGACGGGCTTCAACCTGGTTGCGGCGTTCCGCCACTTCTGGACCCCGCAGATCCGTTCGGACTTCATCGGTTCGTATGCGGCTCTCAAGACGAACGACGGTGTCGGCGTCCTCAAGTCGATCGATCCGAAGGAGCTGATCCTCGGCGCCAGCTTGGTGTGGATGCCGGTTGCCGGCCTCGACATCGGTGTCGAAGTCCTCTACTCGCGCATGGAGTACGGTGCGCGCGTGATCGATGCCAAGTCCGCCATCCTCGGCGTCAACGCCCGCACGATCAAGTCGGACGACGCTTGGGCCGGCCGTCTGCGCATCCAGCGCGACTTCTGA